The genomic region TTCCTATCCTGTGCGAATGTTCGTATGAAGGATGCAATGCCTTGACTAAAACTTACTGTTTACTCAATTAGCACAATGCTGATCAAATCTATATCTATCACAATATATCAATACTACTACCCTGAACCGTTGAAAACCGGCAGAACAACGTTCTAATAATATGTAAAAGACTTGTCTACCGGCAAGAAGTCCCATAGTTTACATTCATGATGAAATTGTAGGGGATGATTTCATTCACAGGGATAATCAGCTTGAAGGGTGAAATTCCATGACCAGATGCTCATTCATACTTATCATTCTAATGCTTGTAACCATTATGGGCTCTCTTCACGGCGAGGAATCAGGCGGGAATCATTCACCGTATTCATTCAGTTGCGCAATCAACCGTTACGAAGATTTTCAGTGTGAACTACCCGGAGGTCTCTTATTCACCATTGAATTCATCGATTACGGACCCGAAGGTTGGGCTGTGAGGATATTCGACCCCGCCTTTCCAAGCGACAATTTCTGCTCGGTGGTAACCCCTCCTTACAGGGGAGTCAATGCGCTTCAGATATACGTATGGCATTTCCTCAACGAAGAGGGTACTGGCTTCAATGATGGTTCGGTAAACGCTCCCGGAGAAGAGCGCAGGTTCTATTTTGTAACCAGTAAGCCCGGCTTCGATATTGCGTTTGAATCCCTCTCCGGTATGCTCTGGCCTGAAAGTCCCGAAGCTCAGGAGGCTGCAATAGCTGTACATGACGGAGTTCATCGAGAAAGGGGAATACTGACAGTAAAGGAAATTGTACTTGGGGGTACTGAAGGGGACAGCGTATGGATCGACGGCATGGAGTTCGACGTGGAGCTGTTCGTTCCGGAATTTTCTCCCGATTCTTGCCCACCGCCCGGGATGTAGATATAATCCCTTCATGGGAACAAGAACTAAAATTAACTGGGGTGTATTCGGCATTTTTGCCGTGATAATAGTCGGTTTCATCATCGCCGGCTTTCTGGTATCTCCAAAATCAAGAACAGACGATGGCTATCCGCTGAATACATTCTTTTGGGGAATGGCGGGAATGTTCCTGCTGACCAATCTTGTAGTTATTGTATGGGCACGACTGTCAAACAGAAGACGGGAACGTATCGAGAAAACCTGGCTCGATGCTCAGGCAGAAATTATTGAACTGGGAGAAACTGGAACCTATATAAACAATCAGCCGAAAATACGTTTCAGGTTACATGTGAATTCTCCGGTTCACCCCCCCTGCGAAGTCATACACAAGCAAGTTATTCCCCTTACTGACCTTGCCCGGTTCCAGGCGGGAAAGACTATCATGGTAAAAGTCAATCCGGATGATCCTCAGGATATAATGCTTCTCTGACCCGGCAATAATACTCAAAGGAAGGTAGATTTTGGCAGATCATGTATGTCCAGTATGGGTAGGATACCTCCTGGCAAGCCCACTGCGGAAACTGATTGATAATCCGGAAAAGATACTGTCCCACTATGTCAATCGGGGAATGACAGTAATTGATGTTGGCTGTGCCATGGGTTTTTTCAGCCTTCCCCTGGCGAAAATGGTTGGGCCCGAAGGCAAGGTAATATGTATCGACCTTCAGGAAAAGATGGTCCAGAAACTATTCAAACGGGCGAAGAAAAAAAATATTCACAAAAGGATTGAGGTAAGAGTCTGCGGGAATGATTGTCTGAATGTTGATGATCTGGTCAATGCGGCGGATTTTATTCTCGCTTCGGCTGTAGTTCATGAAGTACCCGATGCCGTTTCATTCTTTACAGAGCTTTACGAGCTGACAAGAGAAGGAGGTAAGCTTCTTGTTGTGGAGCCGGGAAGCCATGTTTCACAGAAGGATTTTCAGTCAACGGTTGATGCCGCCGTGGAATGTGGATTTACCCTGCTTGAAAAACCGGGAACTCGTAGAAAACTCATAGCCCTCTTTCAGAAAAGAAGCTCCCGAGATCTGAATTCTTAAAAACATTTTCACAGTGCAAGGCTAACATGAATCCCCTTCATCTTCCGTTTCGTTTAGCAAAATTGAAACGGTTTCTCCACAGAAGCTTTATTTATCCTCCCTGCATCTGCAGTATGTAGATTTTCTGAAATCCGCTGAAGGGATCTTCAGCATACGCGAGAAAACCGTTCTCATCGATATGGAATCGCCATGTGCTTCCATCCTGAGGTTCACCGGCAACCCTTGCTGTGAAAAGGAACTCACCTGACGGGCTCAGAACTGTAAAAGTCGGAATGGATGGCCCACCCTGCAATACCCAGAGGTTCCCTTCTCCATCCGTTTCAAGCCCTCTTATCATGGGCTTGAAAGGATCCGGCTCAAGGCCAACCGGACTTTCATTTGAAGCGATGGCTTTTGCCCTTAGAATATTCCTTTCCATCTCCATTTCTTCTTCAGTTCTTCGTGCGGGCTGATAGGGGAGTTCCAGGGTCCGGATTTCGTTTCCCGCTGAATCGCAGGCGACTATTAAAGCTTCCTCGGTTGAACGCGGAGCGATTAAGACCATTCCCTCAGAACCCACCGCGATATCGTAACCGTACCAGTCAAGCTCAAGCATTCCAACGTCATCTGTCATATCAAAGGGCACTATTTCTTCGAAGTATGTAACAAGAGGCTCATCAGTGCCTGCTTCGTACATTGAAATGGTTATCGGAAGTACTATGTCATCTCCATCAACCTCGAAGCTTATATCTTTTCTAAGGTAGCTGTTACCCCGGGCTCCCTCAAGGCAGCTGGGCGGGATGAAAGTCCCGCAGGACCCCAGCCATTCCCCGGTGTAGTAATCGTAGGAATGAGCCCCAGGCATATCACTGCCTGTGCCCGAAAGGTGAATGTGGCCGCTATCGGAAATGGCCATGAAAGTGACATTCTGAAGTTCACCCGGACCGTTTCCCCTCCGTCCGATACTCCGTAAATAAACGCCTTCCGGAGAATATAGACGGACAGCTGATCTGCCGCAGTCAAGCACGGCGATACTGCCGTCCGGACCAAAAGCGGCACCCTCAACGCCTCCCATTACGTAGTTGGAATCCCCCATCTCCATACCGATGGAATCAACAGGAACCAGCGTAACTGTAGGATTTGTGTCTATCTGAATCATCGACGCAGTTGTTGTGCTGTTATCGGATGCGCCGCAACCGGCCACCGCAATCGCAACAATTCCCGCTGTAACGTATATTTTCATGACAACATGTCCTTTCTTAGTAATATTATTAAGTTAATACTAGAGAGGTGGCATTTTGTCAAGCTTTAAATAGTACATATAGCGTAAACTGTTAACAGGTCAGTTGATACTTTTCCTCACGAAGGGGATAAGCACGTACAGAAGAGTGGCCCATTCCTGAAATGGCCATGCCAGGAAAAACACCAGAACGGAGAAACCCGGGAAAATTACCATGCCCAGATATTTGTGTTTCCTGATCTCTTTATCGAGCCCCAGATCAGGATGCCTTCTTACATAAATGTACTCAAGATCTATTGACACGCTTATAAGAAACAGGTTAACCACGAATATCTGCACTGCAAGAACACTATCGAAATCTCCTATAACATCGGTTGTAATGGGGATGAGAGTGATGAAAAGAAGATGGAGCATGATTATCCAGTTGAGACTTGCGTCAGTCACCTTAATTCTGTCCATAAGGTAATGCTGGCCTATCCAGAAACTCGCCAGAGTCAGGAAAGATATGATGTAATGACGCAGCTCTCCTATCATTCCGGGAAGGGCCTCAATGAGTGATTCGTGCGAAGGCAATACGGCATCGACATCAATACTGAGTACCGCAAGGGTCATGGCAATGGCGTATATCCCGTCGGAGATGGCCTCTATCCTGCTTTTTCCAAGGCTTGCTTTTTTCAGGACATCACCTCCCGGCGCAAACATAAAGATATTTAACATTCATATATCTGTACAGTCGGGTTTATCGTCAACGTGATTAACGAAATTTGCCTGCTTTGATGAGAAGCAGGACAGTGATATGATCACTGCCCTGCCATTCAAGCGGGAAGCTCAGCTGTCGTCGGTTACTGTGCCGTTTTCCCTGTGCATCCAGGTTTTGAAGGCTTCATGGCCCTCTTCACGCCAGAACTCAGCGTAGTCCTGTTCCATCTCAAGCTGGAAGGGGCTTTTATCGGGCGCGCTGGGCAATTTATTTCTGCGTTTGCTGCCGCTTCGTTCGTAGTGATGGCCATGGTCCCCGCCGAATAGGATATGGCCCAGTACAACAAGACCCACCGCCTGCCAGAATCCTATATCGGGAAGACCGAAGATCACCGGCATGAGGGCATTCCAAAGCCATTTGACGAATATCCCGAATATCAGCGCCAGGGCTGTTATCCCTATAATGCCCAACAGAACCATTCCAACGATCTTAAAGACCTTTACAGGGCCATTTCCAGTCACCTCATGGTTCATGAATCTGAACTTGTACCTGCAGTCACTCATTCTCTACCTCCTGCTCTTTCTTTAGATTTCTTCGAACAGTCTTAATGCCCCGGTGCTTCCTTGCCAGAAGAGTTCCCACCGGTACGTCCCATTGTTTCGAAAGCTCCTTGAATGTTCTTTCGTTGAATTCTGTTTCAACGATTACTTCCATCTGGTCTGAAGGGAGTTCCCGAATCAGATCGAAGATAAGCCGGTGTTGAGCGCGTCTGTGGTAAAAACCCTCAGGATTGAATTTTTCGTCAGGCAGGACATCGAAAAGGCTCAGGCCGTCTTCGTTTTCCATGTCAAGGGATACGGTATCCTTCTTCGGACTTCTGTAGTGGTCGATGATCCTGTTTCGCAACGCTCTGTAAATATAGGCGGACAGGTTGGTTATGGGCGCCACAATATCCGGCCTGTCCAGAATGCCCAGCATGACATCCTGAACTATATCCTCGCTGCTTCTGTGGGAGGAGTCATCGATCATACATCTGACATACTTGACAAGGTGGTTGTAGTTGTTGTTGAAAAACACAGCCAGTGTCGACTTTCTCTGACGGTTCATAGATTAATTCCCTTCGCCTGATATCAAGGACGAAAAATTGAAGGGATTATTGCATTATCAATCGAAAGGGATACAGAACTTCTATATAAGCTTATAGATCGATATGTGCTTTCCACTGGTCGATGAAAAAACCCCGCGTTCCCAATCTCCCCATCTGTCTGCCAGTTTCATACCCGCGACTCTTGCCATCATATCCAGCTCCGACGGCCAGGTGTATCGGATCGTTACAGGACAGAGTCGTACCCCGTTGTCTGTAAGGATCACATGCTGGCTGGTTACCAGTTGCTTAAGCGGGTTATGATTTGACACATCGATTTTGACACTGTTCTCACCAACATGCGTCGCGCGGACACTCTGGCCTCGATCGAATCTCCCCAGGTCCGGAATGAAAGCTTCGATCAGGAAAGCACCGCCGCTTGTCAGGTGTTTCGCAACGTTCTGAAGGCATTCCAACTGTGCTTCCTGCGTTATCAGGGAGAAAAAAGTGTTGAAGACTACAAATATCAAATCGTACTTGCCTTCAACGGCAACCTCTGAAAAATCCCCGAAGGATACAGGTATGGACTTTCCGTCAGGTTTTCCGCGGAGCTTCTTAACCATGGATGGAGACGCGTCGATACCGTGAATGTCGATTCCCTTTTTCTTCAATGGAAGAGCAATGCGACCGGTCCCGATTCCCAGTTCCAAT from Candidatus Aegiribacteria sp. harbors:
- a CDS encoding class I SAM-dependent methyltransferase; the protein is MADHVCPVWVGYLLASPLRKLIDNPEKILSHYVNRGMTVIDVGCAMGFFSLPLAKMVGPEGKVICIDLQEKMVQKLFKRAKKKNIHKRIEVRVCGNDCLNVDDLVNAADFILASAVVHEVPDAVSFFTELYELTREGGKLLVVEPGSHVSQKDFQSTVDAAVECGFTLLEKPGTRRKLIALFQKRSSRDLNS
- a CDS encoding TMEM175 family protein; amino-acid sequence: MLNIFMFAPGGDVLKKASLGKSRIEAISDGIYAIAMTLAVLSIDVDAVLPSHESLIEALPGMIGELRHYIISFLTLASFWIGQHYLMDRIKVTDASLNWIIMLHLLFITLIPITTDVIGDFDSVLAVQIFVVNLFLISVSIDLEYIYVRRHPDLGLDKEIRKHKYLGMVIFPGFSVLVFFLAWPFQEWATLLYVLIPFVRKSIN
- a CDS encoding sigma-70 family RNA polymerase sigma factor; amino-acid sequence: MNRQRKSTLAVFFNNNYNHLVKYVRCMIDDSSHRSSEDIVQDVMLGILDRPDIVAPITNLSAYIYRALRNRIIDHYRSPKKDTVSLDMENEDGLSLFDVLPDEKFNPEGFYHRRAQHRLIFDLIRELPSDQMEVIVETEFNERTFKELSKQWDVPVGTLLARKHRGIKTVRRNLKKEQEVENE
- a CDS encoding class I SAM-dependent methyltransferase, whose protein sequence is MENYGTDTYGERIADIYDNWYGPPEDSSITLLSDLAYHGRALELGIGTGRIALPLKKKGIDIHGIDASPSMVKKLRGKPDGKSIPVSFGDFSEVAVEGKYDLIFVVFNTFFSLITQEAQLECLQNVAKHLTSGGAFLIEAFIPDLGRFDRGQSVRATHVGENSVKIDVSNHNPLKQLVTSQHVILTDNGVRLCPVTIRYTWPSELDMMARVAGMKLADRWGDWERGVFSSTSGKHISIYKLI